One window from the genome of Bacteroidales bacterium encodes:
- a CDS encoding gliding motility-associated C-terminal domain-containing protein, with product MGYFPGICIFLDSLGNIIAPEFKQGQVRVYSIPQATITDPGPVCEGSDLLLLSHYQQGTGNGTISYQWTGPDGTGGTDPLFYLDEIQSAQAGNWTLTVSDTNHCQSSSSLEVNIISLPVSGFPADKDTLWFDEITRLEALPGYASYRWNTGDSTSSILVTSEGWYRVVMQTEEGCTSSDSLMMLYSFAPFTMPNAFTPDGDGKNDAFRPVTLPEKVQSFSMYIYDRWGRQVFATKDLGNGWNGIIDGKPAPMGVYTYIISYSNQAGEVRKKTGMVTLVR from the coding sequence ATGGGATATTTCCCCGGAATCTGCATCTTCCTCGATAGTTTGGGGAACATCATCGCACCCGAGTTTAAACAGGGACAGGTCAGGGTTTACAGCATCCCCCAGGCCACCATCACCGATCCCGGACCGGTTTGTGAGGGAAGTGATTTGTTACTACTCTCCCATTACCAGCAGGGAACAGGCAACGGAACCATCAGCTACCAGTGGACAGGCCCTGACGGAACCGGCGGAACTGACCCCTTGTTTTACCTTGATGAAATACAGTCTGCACAAGCCGGCAACTGGACCTTAACCGTAAGTGATACCAACCACTGCCAGAGTTCATCTTCTTTGGAGGTGAACATCATCTCCCTGCCGGTTTCAGGCTTTCCTGCAGATAAAGATACCCTTTGGTTTGATGAAATAACCCGATTGGAAGCACTTCCGGGATATGCCTCCTACCGCTGGAATACAGGAGACAGCACATCCTCAATCCTGGTGACTTCCGAAGGATGGTACAGGGTTGTTATGCAGACAGAAGAGGGCTGCACCTCCTCCGATTCCCTGATGATGCTCTATTCCTTTGCACCCTTTACCATGCCCAATGCCTTCACTCCGGATGGGGATGGGAAGAATGATGCTTTTCGTCCGGTTACCCTGCCCGAAAAGGTACAATCCTTCAGCATGTACATCTATGACCGATGGGGCAGGCAGGTTTTTGCAACAAAGGATTTGGGCAATGGATGGAATGGTATTATTGATGGGAAACCTGCTCCGATGGGAGTTTATACCTATATCATCAGTTACAGCAATCAGGCAGGGGAAGTGAGGAAGAAGACGGGGATGGTGACCTTGGTGAGGTGA